Proteins co-encoded in one Flavobacteriaceae bacterium MAR_2009_75 genomic window:
- a CDS encoding OST-HTH/LOTUS domain-containing protein, giving the protein MDLNLAVLIDGDNIPSAYVKEMMEEIAKYGNPTIKRIYGDWTNPRLGKWKNVLLENAITPIQQYGYTQGKNATDSAMIIDAMDILYSGKVNGFCIVSSDSDFTRLATRLREAGMQVYGIGEKKTPNPFIVACDRFIYIEILKNQSDDEVSVDDVKNKKSTKSSVDRITAKDIKLITSTIDDVADDDGWAFLGDVGSLLQKKQPNFDSRNYGFQKLTPLISSIDKIEVDRREDNKGRKKLIYVKIKDVRSSRSKK; this is encoded by the coding sequence ATGGATTTGAACTTAGCGGTACTCATTGATGGAGACAATATACCTTCTGCTTACGTAAAGGAAATGATGGAAGAGATTGCCAAATACGGTAACCCAACGATAAAGCGTATCTATGGCGATTGGACGAATCCTCGCTTGGGCAAATGGAAAAATGTGCTACTCGAAAATGCCATTACCCCCATTCAACAATACGGCTATACCCAAGGAAAAAATGCCACAGATTCCGCAATGATTATTGATGCTATGGATATTTTGTATTCGGGCAAGGTCAATGGTTTCTGTATCGTAAGCAGTGATAGTGACTTTACACGCTTGGCTACACGGTTACGGGAAGCCGGTATGCAGGTTTACGGTATTGGTGAAAAGAAAACCCCTAACCCATTTATTGTTGCCTGTGATCGATTCATATATATTGAGATTTTGAAGAATCAAAGCGATGATGAGGTTTCAGTTGATGATGTCAAGAATAAAAAAAGTACAAAAAGCAGTGTAGATAGAATTACCGCAAAAGATATTAAGCTAATTACGTCAACTATAGATGATGTTGCTGATGATGATGGTTGGGCTTTTTTGGGTGATGTAGGCAGCCTTTTACAAAAAAAGCAGCCTAATTTCGATTCTCGTAACTATGGCTTTCAGAAATTGACCCCATTGATCAGTTCGATCGATAAAATTGAAGTAGATCGCCGAGAGGATAATAAAGGCCGTAAAAAGTTAATTTATGTAAAAATAAAAGATGTCAGGTCTTCTCGATCTAAAAAATGA
- a CDS encoding putative transcriptional regulator: MSIIVNLDVMLASRKMSLTELSDKVGITMSNLSILKQGKAKAIRFSTLNAICEVLECQPGDILEYRQD, encoded by the coding sequence ATGTCTATAATTGTAAATCTTGATGTAATGTTAGCTTCTAGAAAAATGTCGTTGACCGAGCTTTCTGATAAAGTGGGAATTACCATGTCTAATCTTTCCATCTTAAAACAAGGCAAGGCCAAGGCAATTCGGTTTAGCACCTTAAATGCCATTTGCGAAGTACTCGAATGCCAACCTGGTGATATTTTAGAATACAGACAAGATTAG
- a CDS encoding NIPSNAP protein, with translation MKNLAIRKPFTCLILLMTVALSSNAQDQKREFYQLKTYTVKDEDQESRMDSYLKNAYLPALKRANINDVGVFKFRPNNYLLANKIYVLIPFKSLEQFSKLDDMLAQDKTYISAGTDYINAKYDNPPYERINSTLMRAFTEMPQMRASAVEGEKEDRVYELRSYESPTEATYQNKVDMFNTGGEVELFESLGFNAVFYAEVISGDRMPNLMYMTTFSDMKTRDAKWEAFFSSDKWGVLKNDPKYQNNMNKADKLLLYPTEYSAY, from the coding sequence ATGAAAAATCTAGCCATACGTAAACCGTTTACTTGTCTTATACTACTAATGACAGTTGCACTCAGTTCAAATGCTCAAGACCAAAAGCGTGAGTTCTATCAACTTAAAACCTACACGGTTAAAGATGAAGATCAAGAATCTCGAATGGACTCCTACTTAAAAAATGCTTACCTCCCCGCACTGAAAAGGGCTAATATTAATGATGTTGGAGTTTTCAAATTCAGGCCTAATAACTACCTACTGGCCAATAAAATTTATGTACTTATACCTTTCAAGTCGCTAGAGCAATTCTCGAAACTAGATGACATGCTCGCACAAGATAAAACATATATTTCGGCAGGCACAGATTATATCAATGCCAAATATGATAATCCACCCTACGAACGGATCAATTCAACCTTGATGCGGGCTTTTACCGAAATGCCACAAATGCGGGCTTCGGCTGTCGAGGGCGAAAAAGAAGACAGGGTTTATGAACTTCGCAGCTATGAATCACCAACAGAAGCTACTTATCAAAATAAGGTAGACATGTTTAATACTGGCGGAGAAGTTGAGTTATTTGAGTCTTTAGGGTTCAATGCTGTTTTTTATGCGGAAGTCATTTCAGGCGACCGTATGCCCAACTTAATGTATATGACGACTTTTTCTGACATGAAAACTAGAGATGCAAAATGGGAAGCCTTTTTTAGTTCTGACAAATGGGGCGTTTTGAAGAATGACCCAAAGTATCAAAACAATATGAACAAGGCAGATAAATTATTGCTTTACCCTACCGAATACTCGGCATATTAA
- a CDS encoding outer membrane protein OmpA-like peptidoglycan-associated protein, producing the protein MLRTFLAVKVQLLILLLASEISYAQNLIKNPSFESFINCPEHLGNFDSDVKDWSTPTGGSTDYFNGCSEEMGTPENFNGAQTADFGVGYAGLYLYAPDDYREYLQAELNGPLIKGEKYQISFYVSLAERSDFAIKEFGMLLAKDAINLTTKKVLSKKLLYQQKENDYSFMEIGYSNFYSDTQDWILVHTQFVAKGTERHLIMGNFKNNKRTRLFKTKRNAKQGAYYYVDMFKLTKVQPTNTTVKEVGLRSSVQIELDKTHVFENVLFKFDKFKITSKAETELQEVIEYLLQNEQARITINGHTDNIGSKDYNYRLSTKRARIVAEHLIKMGLEKGRVIYKGYGGEEPISSNKTEVGRQQNRRVEFIISKPSGRNTNL; encoded by the coding sequence ATGCTCCGTACATTTCTGGCTGTTAAAGTGCAACTACTCATTTTACTTCTTGCATCAGAAATAAGCTATGCTCAAAATTTAATAAAAAACCCCAGTTTTGAAAGCTTCATAAATTGCCCTGAACATTTAGGTAATTTTGATTCAGACGTTAAAGATTGGTCAACACCGACAGGTGGTTCAACCGATTATTTTAATGGTTGTAGTGAAGAGATGGGTACACCGGAGAACTTCAATGGTGCTCAAACGGCTGATTTTGGTGTCGGCTATGCCGGACTTTATTTGTACGCGCCAGATGACTATAGAGAATATCTACAGGCAGAATTAAATGGCCCCTTGATAAAGGGAGAAAAATATCAAATTTCCTTCTATGTCAGTCTTGCTGAACGTTCCGATTTCGCCATTAAGGAGTTTGGAATGTTGTTGGCCAAAGATGCCATCAATTTAACTACGAAGAAAGTGCTTTCTAAAAAGTTATTATACCAACAAAAGGAAAATGATTATAGCTTTATGGAAATCGGTTACAGTAATTTTTATTCAGACACCCAAGATTGGATATTGGTTCACACGCAATTTGTCGCGAAAGGAACTGAGAGGCATTTGATAATGGGAAATTTCAAGAATAACAAGCGCACTCGACTTTTTAAGACCAAAAGAAATGCCAAACAGGGCGCTTATTATTATGTTGATATGTTCAAATTGACCAAGGTGCAACCAACAAATACTACAGTGAAAGAAGTGGGCCTAAGGTCTTCTGTTCAAATTGAGCTCGATAAGACCCATGTTTTCGAAAACGTTCTTTTTAAGTTCGATAAATTTAAAATAACGTCGAAAGCTGAAACCGAACTACAGGAGGTTATTGAGTATTTGCTACAAAATGAACAAGCGAGAATTACTATAAATGGGCATACCGATAATATAGGTTCGAAAGACTATAATTATAGACTATCTACCAAGCGTGCTCGAATAGTTGCTGAGCATTTAATTAAAATGGGGTTAGAGAAAGGTAGGGTAATTTACAAGGGCTATGGCGGTGAAGAGCCCATATCAAGCAACAAAACGGAAGTAGGAAGACAACAGAACCGAAGGGTAGAATTTATAATTTCGAAGCCCTCCGGTCGAAATACCAATCTTTAA
- a CDS encoding putative repeat protein (TIGR03806 family), whose product MITHNTSHEYSLSTQLYTDYAYKFRTISLPEGGQMTYSDEGLLQFPDGTVISKTFYYLNDERNPDAGRKLIETRLLIKTGGSWNMGNYLWNENQTDAVFSNSAPTVTVNWIDNLGESRTVNYQVPFTINCTQCHNVNDVTIPIGPKARNLNFVYNGKNQLQYFIDKELLAGAPELTQVERLPDWADSSFSLEGRTRAYIDVNCAHCHQPGGLHNSNNEGRPDFRYETALTESLIVEFKDDIKSRVETSPAYGPSMPLIGVTKLHDEGVDLIHEYMDSL is encoded by the coding sequence TTGATTACCCATAATACTTCGCATGAATACAGCCTAAGTACTCAACTGTATACTGACTATGCATATAAGTTTAGAACTATTTCTCTACCGGAAGGTGGTCAAATGACCTATAGCGATGAGGGGCTTTTACAGTTTCCCGATGGTACTGTTATCAGTAAAACATTTTATTACCTGAACGATGAAAGAAATCCTGATGCAGGGCGAAAACTGATAGAAACAAGACTTCTTATAAAGACAGGGGGCTCTTGGAATATGGGCAATTACCTTTGGAACGAAAACCAGACCGATGCGGTATTTTCAAACAGTGCACCTACGGTTACCGTGAATTGGATAGACAATTTAGGCGAAAGCCGAACTGTCAATTATCAAGTTCCGTTTACAATTAATTGCACCCAATGCCATAATGTGAATGATGTTACTATACCTATAGGCCCTAAAGCGCGTAATCTCAATTTTGTATATAACGGTAAGAATCAATTGCAATATTTTATAGATAAAGAATTGTTGGCCGGTGCACCAGAACTTACTCAAGTTGAGCGTTTACCAGATTGGGCGGATTCTTCTTTTTCGCTGGAGGGTCGTACACGAGCTTATATAGATGTCAACTGTGCACATTGTCACCAGCCTGGTGGGCTACATAATTCAAACAACGAAGGTCGACCTGACTTTAGGTACGAAACGGCCTTGACCGAAAGTTTGATTGTTGAATTTAAAGACGATATCAAGAGTAGGGTCGAGACTTCGCCTGCCTATGGTCCGTCAATGCCGTTAATTGGCGTAACGAAACTTCATGATGAAGGTGTTGACCTGATCCATGAGTATATGGATTCTCTTTAA
- a CDS encoding TonB dependent receptor produces the protein MVVRRGDVSTQGLNENRMSNKEHMMLKHIKITILLFLGLSQAVSAQEEEKDDIGTETVTVTKAYTPTISDAFKIKSTPNLNDSIVLQKKKIEYNIFSVPVASTFTPAKGQASAVKKTPPPVLYNSYASGGGGNPANVMGKFYTSKTIDRESGYTIGLDHSSSRGDIDGVALDNIYSNSKLDAAYIKRDRDFDWGADISAQHQLYNWYGIPDGVFTEEIVNSIEERQNYFMAGAGGYINMEDSYFENAKLNYRRFWDATKSGENRAVFETGFGFPVAEEKLEIKAEADFVNGKFENSSLNNQSSVPGIKYSNLQVGLSPNLVMAGEDYSLNLGVKLVYGLDMENSDSNFYIYPSVSASYRLLDETAIVYGGVEGDLKQNSYYGFVEENPYVSPTLTIQPTDKQYDGYVGLKGQLLPNLSYNVKASYTAENRIPLFKLNPQNTLRDDEKGYFYGNSFEVFYDDMKTIGVFGELNVDVNRNFTLGVNAEYFNYNTETDNPAWNLPELKGSLFMDYQIGEKWYAGANLFYVGSREDVATIANASGVPSSFTAEIIELDSYFDANAHIGYRWNDQLSFFLKAANIANNNYQRWANYPVQGLQILGGATYKFDL, from the coding sequence ATGGTAGTCAGAAGAGGAGATGTATCGACTCAGGGCCTGAATGAAAATAGAATGTCAAATAAAGAACACATGATGCTCAAACATATAAAAATTACAATACTCTTGTTTTTGGGTTTGTCGCAAGCCGTAAGCGCGCAAGAAGAGGAAAAGGATGATATCGGTACTGAAACCGTAACGGTTACCAAAGCGTATACCCCAACGATTTCAGATGCTTTTAAAATCAAGTCTACTCCTAATCTAAACGATTCAATCGTACTTCAGAAAAAGAAAATTGAATATAATATATTTTCGGTTCCGGTGGCATCGACTTTTACCCCGGCTAAGGGGCAAGCTTCGGCTGTAAAGAAAACGCCTCCACCGGTTTTATACAATTCTTATGCGTCGGGCGGAGGCGGTAACCCTGCCAATGTGATGGGCAAATTTTACACCAGCAAGACCATTGACCGTGAGTCGGGTTATACCATAGGTTTAGACCATAGTTCATCTCGGGGCGATATAGATGGGGTTGCTTTAGATAATATTTATTCAAACTCAAAACTGGATGCTGCCTATATTAAAAGAGACCGCGATTTCGATTGGGGCGCAGATATTAGTGCTCAGCACCAACTCTATAATTGGTATGGCATACCTGATGGTGTTTTTACCGAAGAAATCGTCAACTCGATAGAAGAGCGTCAAAACTATTTTATGGCCGGTGCAGGCGGTTATATCAATATGGAGGATTCTTATTTTGAAAATGCAAAATTAAACTATAGACGTTTTTGGGACGCTACTAAATCTGGCGAAAATAGGGCTGTTTTTGAAACAGGTTTTGGTTTTCCCGTTGCGGAAGAAAAGCTTGAAATCAAGGCTGAAGCCGATTTTGTAAACGGAAAATTTGAAAATTCAAGTCTGAACAATCAGAGCAGTGTACCAGGTATAAAATATAGCAATCTACAGGTGGGCCTGAGTCCAAACCTTGTGATGGCGGGCGAAGACTATTCCCTTAATTTAGGGGTTAAACTGGTGTATGGGTTAGATATGGAAAACAGCGACAGCAATTTTTATATCTATCCATCAGTTTCAGCGTCTTATCGGTTACTTGATGAAACTGCTATTGTATATGGTGGGGTAGAAGGCGACCTTAAACAAAATTCATATTATGGCTTTGTTGAAGAGAATCCTTATGTGTCACCGACTCTTACTATTCAACCAACCGATAAACAATATGATGGTTATGTAGGTCTAAAGGGGCAACTACTTCCGAATTTGAGTTATAATGTAAAAGCTTCATATACTGCAGAGAACCGTATTCCACTATTTAAATTAAACCCGCAGAACACTTTACGTGACGATGAAAAGGGGTATTTCTATGGTAATTCTTTTGAAGTGTTCTACGATGACATGAAGACCATTGGTGTCTTTGGCGAATTGAATGTCGATGTTAATAGAAATTTTACTTTAGGTGTCAATGCGGAATATTTTAATTATAACACCGAAACCGATAATCCCGCATGGAATCTTCCCGAACTTAAAGGTTCACTTTTCATGGACTATCAAATCGGAGAAAAATGGTATGCCGGAGCAAACCTCTTTTACGTAGGTAGTCGAGAAGATGTGGCAACTATCGCCAATGCATCGGGTGTGCCATCAAGCTTTACTGCTGAAATTATAGAGCTTGATTCTTACTTTGATGCTAATGCGCATATTGGTTACCGTTGGAACGATCAGCTCTCCTTTTTTCTGAAAGCTGCTAATATAGCCAATAACAACTATCAACGATGGGCCAATTATCCCGTACAAGGGCTACAGATTTTGGGCGGGGCTACATATAAATTTGATTTATAG
- a CDS encoding tetratricopeptide repeat protein, protein MLKKITALIPIFLGTVAIGTSQETKIYTHDKKEYQDALALYHNEQYQAAQTIFSKVKDNSDDLETKSNSAYYEANAAVRLNQLGADRLMEDFVAEYPTSTKRNSAYVDVAEYYFETGKYPYALKWYNKVDQGALSRQEMDKFNFNYGYSLFSSGKQKEAERYLQKVENSAVYGSQAKYYQGYIAYQQDDYETANRRFDEIQDPEILEEKMDYYQADMNFKLGKFEEALALAKKQMAKGDRKEKSELSKIIGESYFNMGQYANAIPYLEDYQGKRGKWNNTDFYLLGYSYYKQGDYANAVQQFNKIIDGTNSVSQNAYYHLAECYLKLDKKQEALNAFRNASQMDFSAEIQKDANLNYARLSYEVGNAYEPVPKVISDYLAKYPNDGATEEMQNLLVDSYITSKNFEGAMELLEKNRNYASKETYQKVAYYRAIELFMNDEYADAADNFQKSLDNAENSLFKARANYWKAESEYLLNNFDAALVDYIQFQQNPSARSTEEFKDLNYNLAYTYFKLKDYGNAVSYFTDFTGSGTTDTQKLYDGYLRLGDSYFVTSKYWPAIETYNKALALTGPEKDYAAFQKAISYGFVDRRDTKIEELRSFVSSYPRSTLKDDALFELANTLVSAGQEQQGLKTYDRMINEYKGSSLVPQAMMRQGLVHYNANRNEQALSKFKAVVNNFPNTQEAIQAVSTAKLIYVDLGRVDEYAAWVQNVDFIEVTDAELDNATFESADKQNLEGKKDAAIRGYEKYIEQFPNGLNAVKANFNLAQLYFAKGDKGKALPNYKFVADKAGSEYAEQALTRVCEIYIGQGDYTSALPYLKRLENQADIQQNRTFAQSNLMKGYYEQKNYDQTLAYADKVLATPTIDNRIKSDAHIMIARSAIATGNETKAESAYTTVLTIASGSTAAEALYYDAYFKHKKQDFEGSNISVQKLAKDYSSYKEWGGKGLIIMAKNFYALGDAYQATYILDSVVSNFSQFPEVVTEAKGELSIIKAKEAQSNSSVRTDEN, encoded by the coding sequence ATGCTGAAAAAAATCACCGCTTTAATTCCCATCTTCTTGGGAACGGTCGCTATTGGAACATCCCAAGAGACCAAAATCTATACCCACGACAAAAAAGAATATCAAGATGCCCTTGCGCTCTATCATAATGAGCAGTATCAGGCGGCACAGACCATTTTTTCAAAAGTAAAGGATAACTCCGATGATTTAGAAACCAAGTCGAACAGTGCCTATTATGAGGCTAATGCGGCGGTACGTTTGAATCAATTGGGTGCCGATCGCTTAATGGAAGATTTTGTCGCAGAATACCCGACTTCAACGAAGCGTAACTCCGCATACGTTGATGTTGCAGAATACTATTTTGAAACCGGCAAATACCCTTACGCCCTTAAGTGGTACAATAAAGTAGATCAAGGTGCATTATCACGCCAAGAGATGGACAAGTTCAATTTCAACTACGGGTACTCACTTTTTTCCTCTGGAAAGCAGAAAGAGGCCGAGCGTTATTTGCAAAAGGTCGAAAATTCTGCAGTTTACGGTTCTCAGGCCAAGTATTATCAAGGTTATATTGCCTATCAGCAAGATGATTATGAAACGGCGAACCGACGCTTCGATGAAATTCAAGATCCTGAAATTCTGGAAGAAAAAATGGATTATTACCAAGCGGATATGAATTTTAAGCTCGGTAAGTTCGAAGAGGCATTGGCCTTGGCAAAGAAGCAGATGGCCAAGGGCGACCGTAAAGAAAAATCAGAACTGAGCAAGATAATTGGTGAGAGCTATTTTAATATGGGCCAATATGCCAATGCGATACCTTATTTAGAAGATTATCAAGGCAAAAGAGGAAAGTGGAACAATACCGATTTCTATCTCTTAGGATATTCATATTACAAACAGGGCGATTATGCCAATGCGGTACAGCAGTTTAACAAGATTATAGACGGCACCAACAGTGTGTCACAAAATGCCTATTACCATCTAGCGGAATGCTATTTGAAGTTAGATAAGAAGCAAGAAGCCCTAAATGCTTTTAGAAATGCATCGCAAATGGATTTTTCTGCGGAGATTCAAAAAGATGCCAACCTTAATTATGCACGTTTGAGCTATGAGGTAGGTAATGCCTATGAACCCGTGCCTAAGGTTATAAGTGATTATCTGGCGAAGTACCCGAATGATGGTGCCACGGAAGAAATGCAAAACCTCTTGGTAGATTCATACATCACTTCGAAAAATTTTGAAGGGGCAATGGAACTATTGGAGAAGAACAGAAATTATGCCAGCAAAGAAACCTATCAAAAAGTGGCGTACTACCGGGCAATAGAGCTTTTTATGAACGATGAGTATGCAGATGCAGCAGACAATTTTCAGAAATCTTTGGATAATGCCGAAAACTCCCTTTTCAAAGCTCGGGCGAATTACTGGAAGGCCGAATCGGAATATCTGTTGAATAATTTTGATGCCGCTTTGGTCGATTATATTCAGTTTCAGCAAAACCCTTCCGCTAGATCCACCGAAGAATTTAAAGATTTGAATTACAATCTGGCCTATACGTATTTTAAGTTGAAAGACTATGGTAATGCTGTTTCGTATTTCACCGATTTTACAGGTTCTGGTACTACAGATACTCAGAAATTATATGATGGCTATTTGAGATTGGGTGATAGTTATTTTGTGACCAGCAAGTATTGGCCAGCCATTGAAACTTACAACAAGGCTTTGGCCTTAACCGGACCAGAGAAAGACTATGCCGCTTTTCAAAAAGCAATCAGTTATGGTTTTGTAGACCGACGTGATACCAAAATAGAAGAATTAAGGTCTTTCGTTTCTTCATACCCGAGGTCGACCTTAAAAGACGATGCCCTTTTTGAATTGGCGAATACGTTGGTTTCGGCAGGTCAAGAACAACAAGGCTTAAAAACCTATGATCGAATGATCAATGAATATAAGGGTAGCTCTTTAGTGCCACAGGCCATGATGCGACAAGGGCTTGTACATTATAATGCGAACAGAAATGAACAAGCATTGAGCAAGTTTAAGGCGGTAGTGAATAACTTCCCTAACACTCAAGAAGCGATTCAGGCGGTGTCAACGGCCAAATTGATCTATGTTGATTTAGGTAGGGTAGATGAATATGCCGCTTGGGTACAGAATGTCGACTTTATAGAGGTTACCGATGCCGAGCTTGACAATGCTACATTTGAATCGGCCGACAAACAGAACCTAGAAGGTAAAAAAGATGCGGCCATCCGTGGATACGAAAAATACATTGAGCAATTTCCTAACGGGTTGAATGCGGTAAAGGCCAATTTTAATTTGGCACAACTCTATTTTGCCAAAGGTGATAAGGGCAAAGCGTTACCAAACTACAAATTTGTTGCCGATAAAGCCGGTAGCGAATATGCAGAGCAGGCCTTGACTAGGGTTTGTGAAATCTATATCGGTCAAGGTGATTACACTTCCGCTTTGCCGTATCTAAAACGTCTGGAAAACCAAGCAGATATTCAACAGAATCGAACATTTGCGCAGTCGAACCTTATGAAAGGGTATTATGAGCAAAAAAATTATGACCAGACCCTTGCCTATGCTGATAAGGTCTTGGCTACGCCGACCATAGACAATCGAATAAAGAGTGATGCGCATATCATGATTGCAAGATCGGCAATTGCCACTGGCAATGAGACAAAGGCAGAAAGTGCCTACACTACGGTTTTGACCATAGCTTCTGGTTCGACAGCGGCGGAAGCCCTTTATTACGACGCTTATTTTAAGCACAAGAAACAAGATTTTGAAGGTTCCAATATTTCAGTACAAAAACTGGCTAAAGACTACTCGAGCTATAAAGAGTGGGGTGGAAAAGGTTTGATTATCATGGCTAAAAACTTTTATGCATTAGGTGATGCCTACCAGGCTACCTATATTTTAGATAGTGTGGTTTCCAATTTCAGTCAGTTTCCAGAAGTGGTTACGGAGGCTAAAGGAGAACTATCGATTATCAAGGCTAAAGAGGCGCAAAGTAATTCTTCGGTAAGAACAGATGAAAATTAA
- a CDS encoding cell division transport system ATP-binding protein — protein sequence MSETILELKDASIFQKESLVLNDVSLDVQKGEFVYLIGKTGSGKSSFMKTLYGDLPLRNGTGSIVGFDLKKLREKDIPYLRRKIGIVFQDFKLLPDRNINNNLYFVLKATGWKDRPKMNQKIEDVLSKVGMKTKGFKFPHELSGGEQQRVAIARALLNDPDLILADEPTGNLDPQTSVEVMKVLQEIHKSGRSILMATHDYALILKYPSKTLKCDGNKIFEVVQRAI from the coding sequence ATGTCAGAAACCATTTTAGAATTAAAAGATGCCTCAATTTTTCAGAAAGAAAGTCTTGTACTCAACGATGTAAGCCTTGATGTTCAAAAAGGTGAATTCGTTTATTTAATAGGAAAGACCGGTAGCGGAAAAAGTAGTTTCATGAAAACACTTTATGGCGACCTTCCCCTTCGAAATGGCACGGGAAGCATTGTCGGTTTCGACCTTAAAAAATTACGGGAGAAAGACATACCCTATCTCAGAAGAAAAATAGGCATCGTCTTTCAAGATTTTAAATTGTTGCCCGATAGAAACATCAATAATAACCTCTATTTTGTACTAAAGGCGACCGGCTGGAAAGACAGACCTAAAATGAACCAGAAGATTGAAGATGTACTTTCAAAAGTTGGCATGAAGACCAAAGGGTTCAAATTTCCCCATGAACTTTCCGGTGGTGAGCAACAACGTGTCGCCATTGCCCGGGCTCTCTTGAACGACCCCGATCTTATTCTGGCAGATGAACCTACAGGAAATTTAGACCCCCAGACCAGTGTAGAAGTTATGAAGGTGCTACAAGAAATACACAAATCTGGCCGCTCGATTCTTATGGCAACGCATGACTATGCACTTATTCTCAAGTACCCCTCGAAAACCCTTAAATGTGACGGAAACAAAATTTTTGAGGTGGTTCAGCGCGCCATATAA
- a CDS encoding NUDIX domain-containing protein has protein sequence MIFKKRTYTADKKVNPFIGALLFLISIVLIFITGPLGFVYGILHTFATKGIRGIGEFFLKIAISVDQLGNVLMQHLLNVLWMKRGGYKFGNRDETISSALGRNKKLGTLTWQGRLIDKILDIIDPNHSLNSIDYYIEPSQNIIDKLAWIHIVDGKILVARNRGKDKFYIPEGKREIGESDAQTLFREIQEELSVEIELATMQFIGIFEAQADSHKPGVLVRMTCYSALYRGNLVPASEIEEMAWLNYDDSEKVSEVDTLIFDVLKENGKLI, from the coding sequence ATGATATTTAAAAAGAGAACCTATACGGCAGATAAAAAAGTAAATCCGTTTATAGGGGCTTTACTTTTTCTAATATCTATCGTGCTCATTTTTATTACTGGGCCACTTGGTTTCGTTTATGGCATCCTTCACACTTTTGCCACTAAAGGAATTCGTGGTATTGGAGAATTTTTCCTCAAAATTGCCATTTCCGTAGACCAGTTGGGCAATGTACTCATGCAACATTTACTTAATGTTCTTTGGATGAAGCGCGGAGGGTATAAATTCGGAAATCGAGACGAGACCATTTCAAGTGCTTTGGGCAGAAATAAAAAATTAGGAACTTTAACTTGGCAAGGAAGGTTGATTGATAAAATATTGGATATTATCGATCCGAACCATTCACTGAATTCTATAGATTATTATATTGAACCTTCCCAAAATATAATTGACAAACTAGCGTGGATCCATATTGTCGATGGAAAAATTCTAGTCGCCCGAAACCGGGGTAAAGATAAGTTTTACATCCCTGAAGGAAAAAGGGAAATAGGCGAATCTGATGCGCAGACACTCTTTCGCGAAATACAGGAAGAACTGAGCGTTGAAATCGAACTTGCAACCATGCAATTTATAGGTATATTCGAAGCTCAAGCCGATAGCCACAAACCGGGAGTTTTGGTTCGAATGACATGTTATTCGGCACTGTATAGAGGTAATCTCGTTCCAGCTTCAGAGATTGAAGAAATGGCTTGGCTAAATTATGACGATAGCGAGAAAGTTTCAGAAGTTGATACCTTAATTTTTGATGTACTCAAAGAAAACGGGAAACTAATTTAA